Part of the Streptomyces sp. NBC_01460 genome, CTGGCCCGCGCCCATGCCCGTGCCCTGCTCCCCGGCCGCTCCTACGACCGGATCGTGCTGTGGGGGCGCGACCCCGGCCGGAGCCGCGAGCTGGCGGCCTGGATCGGCACGGAGCTCGGCGTGGACGCGGCGGTGCTGGCCGGACCGCGGGCCGTCACGGAGGCCTCGGACGTCCTGTGCACGCTGACGCCGTCGCGGGAACCGCTGATCCGGGGCGCGTGGTTCTCCCCCGGCCAGCACGTCAACGCCGTGGGCGCCCCGCCGCGTCCCGACCACCGGGAGATCGACACGGAGGGCGTCGTACGCAGCCGGATCGTCGTCGACGCCTGGACCACGGCCCGCGCGAAGTCCGGCGAGGTGCTGATACCGCTCGCCGAGGGCGCGCTCACCGAGGACGACTTCCGCTGCGAACTCGGCGAGGTCCTCGCCGGGTCGAAGCCCGGCCGGACCTCCGAGGCCGACGTCACGCTCTTCGACTCGGTGGGGGTCGGCCTCCAGGACCTGGCGGTGGCCCGGCTGCTGATCGACGCCGCCCACGAACGGGGCAGGGGCACCCGTATCGACCTCGGCGGCTGACCCCGAAGGCCGGTGTCCCCGGAACGGGTTGACGGCCGGCTCCCCGGCACCGCCGCGGGGAGCCGGGCCTACGCGCTCAGTTGCTCAGGTGCGCGGAGATCTGCGTCCGCCGGTCCGACGCCGTGGTCGCACCGGCTGATCTCCGCCCACACCGCGTCGAGGGAGAGGCCGAGGACATCGGCGATCACCGCGATCGTCGGGAACGCGGGGGTGGCCACACGGCCCGACTCGATCTTCCTGAGCGTCTCCGGTGAGACCCGCGCGGCGAGCGCGACCTCCAGCATCGAGCGTTCTCCCCGGGCCCGGCGCAGAAGGGCTCCGAGGTGTTGGCCGCGTGCGACCTCTGCGGGGGTGAGCGGCAGTCTGACCATGGGACCGATTCTAGTACCGGTATAGTTTGACCGGTATAGTTGTTGGTCCCTGAGGAAAGTGGCACATGATCGAGATCCTGAACCCCGCCCTGCTGGACCGGGCGAGAGACACGGGCGCCCTCGTCGCGGAGATCCTGCAGACGATGAAGAGCCGGAGCACGGTCGGCACGAACCTCCTGGACATCGACCGGTGGACCAAGGCCATGATCGCCGAAGCGGGGGCGGAGTCCTGCTACGTCGACTACGCGCCCTCCTTCGGGCGCGGCCCGTTCGGCCACTACATCTGCACCGCCGTCAACGACGCCGTGCTCCACGGGCGGCCCCGTGACCACACGCTCGCCGACGGCGATCTGCTCACGCTCGACCTCGCCGTCTCCAAGCGCGGAGTCGCCGCGGACGCCGCGATCAGCTTCGTCGTCGGCACGGCGCGGCCCGCGGAGAGCGTCGCGATGATCGAGGCGACCGAGCGCGCACTGGCCGCGGGGATCGCCGCCGCCGGACCGGGGGCCCGGATCGGCGACCTCTCCCACGCCATCGGCACCTCCCTCGGCCAGGCCGGATACGAGATCAACACCGAGTTCGGCGGGCACGGCATCGGCTCGACGATGCACCAGGACCCGCACGTCCCGAACACCGGGCGGCCCGGCCGCGGCTACAAGCTGCGCCCCGGCCTGCTGCTGGCGCTGGAGCCGTGGGTGATGGCGGACACCGCCGAGCTCGTCACCGACGCCGACGGGTGGACCCTCCGGAGCGCGACGGGCTGCCGGACGGCACACAGCGAGCACACCATCGCCATCACCGAGGACGGAGCCGAGATCCTCACACTGCCGAAGCCCTAGGAATCGTTGTGGTGTGCACGCGGCCCGTTCAGTAGCGTGCGGGGTATGAGCACTTCCGACGCCACACCCGTCGCGTCCTCCTCGGACGCCCATCCCCGGTTCGCGGAGGCCCTCCAGGAGCTGGGCCTCCAGGTCGAGGTACGCCGCTTCCCCGACGCCACCCGTACCGCGGTCGAGGCCGCCGCGGCGATCGGCTGCGACCTCAGCCAGATCGTCAAGTCCCTGATCTTCGAGGCGGACGGCGTGCCCGTCCTGGTCCTGATGGACGGTTCCTCGCGGGTGGACGTGGAGCTCGTGCGGAGCGAGCTGGGCGCCGGGAAGGTCGGGCGGGCCCGGGCCGACCTGGTGCGGGAGACCACCGGTTACGCGATCGGCGGGGTGCCGCCCTTCGGCCACCGTACGAAGACCCGGGTGCTGGCCGACCGCGGCCTGCTCGCCCACCAGGTGGTGTGGGCCGCCGCGGGCCACCCGCACGCCGTGTTCCGGCTCGACCCCGCCACCCTGATCGAGCTCGCGGGCGGCACTCTCGTGGACGTGCGCGAGCGGACCGCGTGACCCCGCTGGTGGCGGCGGCCGTCCTGGCCGCCGCGATCACGCACGCCAGCTGGAACGCGATCGCGCACGCCATCCGCGACCAGTTGCTGTCCTTCACCCTGATCTCCGGCGGCGGGGTGCTGTTCGGCCTCCTGCTGGCCTGTGTCGCACCGCTCCCGGCGGCCGGCGCCTGGCCCTACCTGCTCGTCTCGGCGGGCCTGCACGTGGCGTACATGCTGTTGCTGATGCGGTCGTTCACCCTGGGCGACTTCGGCCAGATGTATCCCATCGCCCGGGGCACCGCTCCCCTCGTCGTGACGGTCCTGGCCGCCGTGTTCCTCGGCGAGCGCCCGGACGGCTGGGCGACCGCGGGCGTGGCGGTGGCCTCGGCGGGACTCGTCGGGCTGGCCCTGTGGGGCATCCGCGGCTCAGGCAAGCGCCCGCACTGGCCGGCGATCCTCGCGGCCCTCGCCACGGGCCTGGCCATCGCGGGCTACACCACGGTGGACGGGGCCGGGGTGCGCGCCTCGGGCACGCCACTCGGCTACATCGGCTGGCTGATGGCCGTGCAGGGCTTCGCCATCCCCGCCTACGCCTACTGGCGCAGACGGGGTGAACTGGTGGAACAGCTCAGGCCGTTCGCCGTGCGCGGGCTCCTGGGCGCCGCCCTGTCGGTCTCCGCGTACGGTCTCGTCCTGTGGGCGCAGACGAAGGCCCCGCTCGCTCCGATCGCCGCGCTCCGCGAGTCGTCGATCATCGTGGGCGCCGCGATAGGCACGGTGTTCTTCAAGGAGCGGTTCGGCGCCCCACGGATCGCGGCGGCCGGACTGATGGTGGTCGGCATCGGGCTGATGCTGCACACGAGCTGAGCGGCGGCTGCGGCTGCGGCTGCGGCTGGGAGCGTCGGTGCCCCAGAGGTTTCAACGCTGCTCGGGCGCGTGCTCCTCAGGCGTGCGCTCCTCGGTCATCGCCGCGCGGAAGCCCGTGTTGACCCCGAGGAGGCCACCGTCCACGCGCAGCGTCGTACCGGTGATCCACGCCGCGTCCCGGGAGGCGAGGAAGGCGACGGCCGAGGCGATGTCCTCCGGTTCGCCGATCCGGCCGAGCGGGTAGAGGGCGCTCGCCCGCTCCAGCGCCGCGTCCCGGCCGGCCCAGGCATCGGTGCGGATCGTGCCCGGCGCGACGAGGTTGACCCGGACACCACGCGGTCCGGCGTGGCCCGCGAGCGTACGGGTCAGACTCGCCAGGCCGGCCTTGGCCGCGCTGTAGGCGTGGCCGCCGAAGTCCTGTTCCCCGTTGACCGATCCGATGGTGACGATCGCTCCCCGGCCGGATTTCACGAGGTGCGGCAGCGCGGCCCGGGAGCAGCGGTAGGGGCCGCTCAGGGTGATGTCCAGGGTGTGTTCCCAGGACGCGTCGTCCTCATCCTCGAAGAGCGCCGCGTCGTCGTGGTTCGCGTAGGCGTTGTTG contains:
- a CDS encoding ornithine cyclodeaminase family protein — encoded protein: MTLILTRSDIAALLVDVREDVEKAVADCHLDLALGRAVLPPPPAMPLPGSDGTFLAMASASAPAGLATVKLLADLPANRERGLPVQRSAVLAVSADTGACEALLDGAEVTRARTAAATAVATRALARKDARVLGLVGTGPLARAHARALLPGRSYDRIVLWGRDPGRSRELAAWIGTELGVDAAVLAGPRAVTEASDVLCTLTPSREPLIRGAWFSPGQHVNAVGAPPRPDHREIDTEGVVRSRIVVDAWTTARAKSGEVLIPLAEGALTEDDFRCELGEVLAGSKPGRTSEADVTLFDSVGVGLQDLAVARLLIDAAHERGRGTRIDLGG
- a CDS encoding helix-turn-helix transcriptional regulator, with amino-acid sequence MVRLPLTPAEVARGQHLGALLRRARGERSMLEVALAARVSPETLRKIESGRVATPAFPTIAVIADVLGLSLDAVWAEISRCDHGVGPADADLRAPEQLSA
- the map gene encoding type I methionyl aminopeptidase; the encoded protein is MIEILNPALLDRARDTGALVAEILQTMKSRSTVGTNLLDIDRWTKAMIAEAGAESCYVDYAPSFGRGPFGHYICTAVNDAVLHGRPRDHTLADGDLLTLDLAVSKRGVAADAAISFVVGTARPAESVAMIEATERALAAGIAAAGPGARIGDLSHAIGTSLGQAGYEINTEFGGHGIGSTMHQDPHVPNTGRPGRGYKLRPGLLLALEPWVMADTAELVTDADGWTLRSATGCRTAHSEHTIAITEDGAEILTLPKP
- a CDS encoding YbaK/EbsC family protein, which translates into the protein MSTSDATPVASSSDAHPRFAEALQELGLQVEVRRFPDATRTAVEAAAAIGCDLSQIVKSLIFEADGVPVLVLMDGSSRVDVELVRSELGAGKVGRARADLVRETTGYAIGGVPPFGHRTKTRVLADRGLLAHQVVWAAAGHPHAVFRLDPATLIELAGGTLVDVRERTA
- a CDS encoding DMT family transporter, which produces MTPLVAAAVLAAAITHASWNAIAHAIRDQLLSFTLISGGGVLFGLLLACVAPLPAAGAWPYLLVSAGLHVAYMLLLMRSFTLGDFGQMYPIARGTAPLVVTVLAAVFLGERPDGWATAGVAVASAGLVGLALWGIRGSGKRPHWPAILAALATGLAIAGYTTVDGAGVRASGTPLGYIGWLMAVQGFAIPAYAYWRRRGELVEQLRPFAVRGLLGAALSVSAYGLVLWAQTKAPLAPIAALRESSIIVGAAIGTVFFKERFGAPRIAAAGLMVVGIGLMLHTS
- a CDS encoding SDR family NAD(P)-dependent oxidoreductase translates to MTSPRFHGYAALLTGAGQGIGAATARRLASEGAAVLVTDLDAGRAARTAAGIREAGGTAESLACDVGDRDAVDAAVAHAADTFGRLDVLVNNAYANHDDAALFEDEDDASWEHTLDITLSGPYRCSRAALPHLVKSGRGAIVTIGSVNGEQDFGGHAYSAAKAGLASLTRTLAGHAGPRGVRVNLVAPGTIRTDAWAGRDAALERASALYPLGRIGEPEDIASAVAFLASRDAAWITGTTLRVDGGLLGVNTGFRAAMTEERTPEEHAPEQR